A region from the Hydra vulgaris chromosome 10, alternate assembly HydraT2T_AEP genome encodes:
- the LOC136086366 gene encoding general transcription factor II-I repeat domain-containing protein 2B-like produces the protein MSTKKRKVADENRRLNKQWPEKYADIESDGNPLCLICSVKLQKNKSSNVERHFEGKHKEFAQNYLEGECRKKAINELQRKQLIQQNCFSNYIHSGSTTTEASFALSFQIAKAGKPFTNDLILSKIKDIPLSARTVKERILNIAEEVSNMKIENIKRLNFCPWLLIMMAVVMVKYLTASGVQEKLLELLPMKGQMRGEDIAESVLKCLETKNINIERIVSVATDRAPAMIAKSKGFIKLFSSHISHKIISFHCILHQEALVAKSLRAIPQLKNAMEVIVPIVNFIRAKSLNHKIFTALLEELDFIHKELVTFTAVRWLSRGKTFSECLSEITKFLAVRNYNEEHCKLLKNSEWLQKFYFLLDMTERFKKLNLEMQGKRIISAQLLEELSTFEQKLDLFLDDISGDQFIYFNSLRNFRMKIISEAEKVNRKQFFEIITTIVHQFASRFHDFRKYQETLKFVMLPLKCNLTLMDFNAFPEINIADLHLELVEIRNKSIWADKFEAMLAHIAIYEENMKDTPQDIIISGIYIFRCWTSLPNTYINSKTLAFGLLSIFSSTYNCEQFFSSMNFIKNKYQSRLTDESTQALLQLHSTKYRLNLTKLSKKVQIQKSH, from the exons ATGAGcaccaaaaaaagaaaagttgcggATGAAAATAGAAGATTAAATAAACAATGGCCTGAAAAATATGCAGATATAGAAAGTGATGGTAATCCTCTATGTTTAATATGTTCTGTGAAACttcagaaaaataaatcaagcaATGTTGAACGACATTTTGaaggaaaacataaagaattTGCCCAAAATTATCTCGAAGGTGAATGCAGAAAAAAAGCTATTAATGAATTGCAAAGAAAACAATTAATTCAACAAAATTGCTTTTCAAATTATATTCATTCCGGATCGACCACAACTGAAGCAAGCTTCGCATTATCATTTCAAATTGCAAAAGCTGGTAAACCATTTACAAATG atttaataCTATCAAAGATTAAAGATATACCACTCTCGGCTAGAACCGTGAAGGAACGAATTCTGAATATTGCAGAAGAGGTTTCAaacatgaaaattgaaaatattaaacgGCTGAATTTTTGTCCCTGGCTATTGATTATGATGGCTGTTGTAATGGTCAAATACTTAACAGCTTCCGGTGTACAAGAGAAACTTCTTGAATTGTTGCCTATGAAGGGACAAATGAGAGGGGAAGATATCGCAGAATCAGTTTTGAAATGtttggaaacaaaaaatataaacattgagCGTATAGTATCCGTTGCAACTGATAGAGCACCTGCTATGATTGCAAAAAGCAAAGGCTTTATCAAACTATTTTCCAGTCATATTTctcataaaattatttcatttcattGTATCTTACATCAGGAAGCTTTGGTTGCAAAATCTTTAAGAGCAATACCACAGCTGAAAAATGCAATGGAAGTCATTGTGCCCATAGTAAATTTCATCCGAGCAAAATCGTTAAATCATAAAATCTTTACAGCATTGTTAGAAGAATTGGATTTTATACATAAAGAACTAGTTACATTCACAGCTGTACGTTGGTTGTCAAGAggaaaaactttttctgaatGCTTAAgtgaaataactaaatttttagctGTTAGAAATTATAATGAAGAACATTGCAAACTATTAAAGAATTCAGAATGGCTGCAGAAGTTTTACTTTTTGCTTGATATGACAgaacgttttaaaaaacttaatctgGAGATGCAAGGAAAAAGAATTATATCTGCCCAGCTACTGGAAGAACTGAGtacttttgaacaaaaattagatttatttttagacgATATTTCAGGAGaccaatttatatattttaatagtttacgAAACTTCAGGATGAAAATAATTTCAGAAGCAGAAAAGGTTaatcgtaaacaattttttgagatAATAACTACAATTGTTCACCAATTTGCAAGCAGATTTCATGATTTCAGAAAATATCAGGAAACATTAAAGTTTGTAATGCTGCCATTAAAATGCAATTTGACATTGATGGATTTTAATGCATTTCCTGAAATAAATATTGCAGATTTACACTTGGAGCTTGTCGAGATTCGGAATAAAAGTATCTGGGCTGATAAATTTGAAGCAATGCTTGCACATATCGCCATTTATGAAGAAAACATGAAAGATACGCCACAGGATATTATAATATCCGGAATATATATATTCCGATGCTGGACTTCACTGccaaatacttatataaattcCAAAACACTTGCTTTTGGTCTATTAAGCATTTTTAGTTCAACGTATAAttgtgaacaatttttttcatcgatgaattttattaaaaataaataccaaaGTAGGTTAACAGATGAAAGTACGCAGGCTCTACTACAGTTGCATTCAACGAAATATCGGCTAAATTTAaccaaattatcaaaaaaagttcaaatccAGAAATCACATTAA